Genomic window (Nilaparvata lugens isolate BPH chromosome 7, ASM1435652v1, whole genome shotgun sequence):
ATTATAATGAGAGAATAACAgagtagaattgaaaataaaattaaaattgctcaatatttatgagaaatattaatttaatattagtaacctattgaaattgatatagaaattagttaatattaataaaaaaagctTAAGAGTACATTCAAAAATTGCGGTTGATGTCctgaataaaacatttttgtttaatagttatttgattttttcatgTTGACTAAATGCTATTGGTGTGAgtcatattatgataatatatttcttacatCAATACTGGAGTAGTCACTTTACTTCTTAGGCCTATACTATACTGATCCATTTTTTTGCTGACTGGTGACCATATGATCTATACTACTATGTAGCCTATACAGTATGTGTATTGGTTGACTAAATCGCCCAGTATAGTATAGCCCAAACTGTAATATAGACTAGAATTAATTTTGATATAAACAGTGCAACTTACCAGACTGAGTCACAGTTGTTCTCTCAATAGAGGAATTTGCAGGACTCGATATTACTGAGGACAATGGTGTTGCAAATAATTGTGGAGAGGTAGAGTCTCTCTGAGACTGGCTCATTGGCGGAGATGGAGCACGAGCAGGATAGCAATATTGGTCTTTCGAGAAAAGAGTTTTCTTGACATTTTGTGAGCATTCATCTCCAGATGAATCACTGCTGGAAAAAAATATCTTTTTTGTGATTTTccgtttctttcttcttccatcTAATACCAATACATCATCACCTTCTGTTTGTAAGTCAGATTCTTTTTCGGCCAATCTTTCCTTCTCTCGTGCCTTCAATAGTTCATCtgtaataacaataaattatagataTTAATACTATCAAGGCTGATGCACTGTCTAAAATACTGCAACAGAATACAGAACTATGTTGCTTGGTTCTTTTATGCTTATTACCCTATACTGGATTTTAGAACGCATTATGGAAGATTGGCTTTTGGTTCCTTAATGCAAAATACCCTATCCTAAATAGAAATTTATGATTTATACattactatatatataatatataggctACTTTAGTGTTGAAATTGACCTTGTCCGAAAGCACTCTACACACATGATTAGTAAAAAGATCATACTAATTCCCCATAAAAATAGACTGTAGtgtcaaaaattattaatatatttggaaatttaaatgCGCTATTCGTAATTCGTCATGGAAGATAAACTGAAtatttccataataaattctTTACGAATGTATCTTGTTCCTCAAATACCACGGatacttggaaaatttgaaattt
Coding sequences:
- the LOC111059990 gene encoding uncharacterized protein LOC111059990 isoform X2; this encodes MYIFDFSQIRFCWIIQQKDELLKAREKERLAEKESDLQTEGDDVLVLDGRRKKRKITKKIFFSSSDSSGDECSQNVKKTLFSKDQYCYPARAPSPPMSQSQRDSTSPQLFATPLSSVISSPANSSIERTTVTQSGLNVVANRIAKLELEIVKLKEYLENILPQIAGLNKQQPSTETLTTTSIPPLPCNEKEEVENLEVWLESEQNQNFLVQYLGRVGGKTVDYVVRKTLAR